The following proteins are encoded in a genomic region of Pseudoxanthomonas suwonensis 11-1:
- the gspM gene encoding type II secretion system protein GspM: MSTPSSAGRSAGHSPSAATPASPGAGAALRAWWQQREPRERAMLVLMCAAIAAFVLWYGVFLPLRRAGEAAQARHVRAAAELARVQAEVDRIALLQAQLPARPADPAALKQAVLATAAQAGLRIGNAREDGGGLEIESESATPAQLFGWLDALRREHGLAPAALSVARNQQRLRVQARFVPPSP, translated from the coding sequence ATGAGCACGCCTTCTTCCGCCGGCCGTTCCGCCGGGCATTCCCCGTCCGCTGCCACGCCCGCGTCGCCCGGCGCGGGCGCGGCGCTGCGCGCCTGGTGGCAGCAGCGCGAGCCGCGCGAGCGCGCGATGCTGGTGCTGATGTGCGCGGCGATCGCCGCGTTCGTGCTCTGGTACGGCGTGTTCTTGCCGCTGCGCCGCGCCGGCGAGGCCGCGCAGGCGCGGCATGTGCGCGCCGCCGCGGAACTGGCCCGGGTCCAGGCCGAAGTGGACCGGATCGCGCTGCTGCAGGCGCAGCTGCCGGCACGACCGGCCGATCCGGCCGCGCTGAAGCAGGCGGTGCTGGCCACGGCGGCGCAGGCGGGCCTGCGGATCGGCAATGCGCGCGAGGACGGCGGCGGCCTGGAGATCGAGAGCGAATCGGCCACGCCGGCGCAGCTGTTCGGCTGGCTGGACGCACTGCGCCGGGAACACGGCCTGGCGCCGGCCGCCCTCAGCGTGGCCCGCAACCAGCAGCGGCTGCGGGTGCAGGCGCGGTTCGTGCCGCCCTCGCCATGA
- the gspK gene encoding type II secretion system minor pseudopilin GspK, translating to MRRRQSGAALLVVLLLAAVMAVLAMAMLDDIRFGLRSAGNAQAMQQARRYALGTEALARARIGELARGRNDPARWQDQPLLFPIEHGLVQARLRDASACFNLNSVVDGAPGHWQRHELGIRQYVALLQALDFPAAQAQGMADALADWIDSDDQRAPLGAEDRSYAARADGYRTGATLLAEPSELRAIRGYDAVAYARLRPHVCALPVGGPSPVNVNALVPAQAPVLSMLTLGAVTPGQARRILAARPAGGWDDATTFWAQPALAAAAVPNEVYDQTGLRSQWFALDSTVEYAGAQILMNSLLQMDNAGRVRLWARRWTHEE from the coding sequence ATGAGGCGCCGCCAGTCCGGGGCCGCGCTGCTGGTCGTGCTGCTGCTGGCGGCGGTGATGGCCGTGCTGGCGATGGCCATGCTCGACGACATCCGCTTCGGCCTGCGCAGCGCCGGCAATGCCCAGGCCATGCAGCAGGCCCGGCGCTACGCCCTGGGCACCGAGGCGCTGGCGCGGGCGCGGATCGGCGAGCTGGCGCGCGGGCGCAACGACCCGGCACGGTGGCAGGACCAGCCGCTGCTGTTCCCGATCGAGCACGGCCTGGTGCAGGCGCGCCTGCGCGACGCCAGCGCCTGCTTCAACCTCAACAGCGTGGTGGACGGCGCGCCCGGGCACTGGCAGCGCCACGAGCTGGGCATCCGCCAGTACGTGGCCCTGCTGCAGGCGCTGGATTTCCCCGCCGCGCAGGCCCAGGGGATGGCGGACGCGCTGGCGGACTGGATCGACAGCGACGACCAGCGCGCGCCGCTGGGCGCCGAGGACCGCAGCTATGCCGCGCGTGCCGACGGCTACCGCACCGGCGCGACCCTGCTGGCCGAGCCCAGCGAGTTGCGCGCGATCCGCGGCTACGACGCCGTCGCCTATGCACGCCTGCGCCCGCACGTGTGCGCGCTGCCGGTCGGCGGACCCTCGCCGGTCAACGTCAACGCGCTGGTCCCGGCGCAGGCGCCGGTGCTGTCCATGCTCACCCTCGGCGCGGTCACCCCGGGCCAGGCGCGGCGCATCCTCGCCGCACGCCCGGCCGGCGGGTGGGACGACGCCACCACCTTCTGGGCGCAGCCGGCGCTGGCCGCGGCCGCCGTGCCCAACGAGGTCTACGACCAGACCGGCCTGCGCAGCCAGTGGTTCGCCCTGGACAGCACGGTCGAATACGCCGGCGCCCAGATCCTCATGAACAGCCTCCTGCAGATGGACAACGCCGGACGCGTCCGCCTGTGGGCGCGCCGCTGGACCCACGAAGAATGA
- the gspL gene encoding type II secretion system protein GspL translates to MNPPATTRLILLPRDPAHPATCLELDPRGRILSRRPLDPAHPAPLGPAARTVVAVPGEAVRTLWLDLPAHNPVQALAAARILLQEHVAGDLDGLHIAIGPSGQGPRLLAVADDAQVHAWRQRAQALGVVPDALVPVQLLADAPADRPLQVLEHDGLWLVRGPQLALAAEPALAQRIIGTRGMRQVEDAAAVEALLAAGAAAAIPGGIDLLQYAHARPRDRAVSSRRRRLALLAALCLLSPLLLQGASALRHALGAHWLERQAGTLAAARLPEAAPGTAVATVHARHRELSAPGQLALQVAALSAALERLPQARVDSLEYAAGGGLAAGLVHAGEADLEVLREPLAAAGFGLSAQPGEPVDGGLRTLVTLEPAR, encoded by the coding sequence ATGAATCCACCCGCCACCACCCGCCTGATCCTGCTGCCGCGCGATCCCGCGCACCCCGCGACCTGCCTGGAGCTCGATCCGCGCGGCCGGATCCTCTCCCGCCGCCCGCTCGATCCCGCCCATCCGGCCCCCCTCGGGCCAGCCGCGCGCACCGTGGTCGCGGTGCCGGGCGAAGCGGTCCGCACGCTGTGGCTGGACCTGCCCGCGCACAACCCGGTGCAGGCGCTGGCCGCGGCGCGGATCCTGCTGCAGGAGCACGTGGCCGGCGACCTGGACGGCCTGCACATCGCCATCGGCCCGTCCGGCCAGGGCCCGCGGCTGCTGGCCGTGGCCGACGACGCGCAGGTGCACGCGTGGCGGCAGCGCGCGCAGGCCCTGGGCGTGGTGCCCGATGCGCTGGTACCGGTGCAGCTGCTCGCCGACGCGCCCGCCGACCGCCCGCTGCAGGTGCTCGAACACGACGGGCTGTGGCTGGTGCGCGGGCCGCAGCTGGCCCTGGCCGCCGAACCGGCCCTGGCGCAGCGGATCATCGGCACGCGCGGGATGCGCCAGGTCGAGGATGCGGCCGCGGTCGAGGCGCTGCTGGCGGCCGGCGCGGCCGCCGCCATCCCCGGCGGCATCGACCTGCTGCAGTACGCGCACGCCCGGCCGCGCGACCGCGCGGTTTCGTCGCGGCGCCGGCGCCTGGCCCTGCTGGCCGCGCTGTGCCTGCTGTCGCCGCTGCTGCTGCAGGGGGCCTCGGCGCTGCGCCACGCGCTCGGCGCGCACTGGCTGGAACGGCAGGCCGGGACGCTGGCGGCGGCACGGCTGCCGGAAGCCGCGCCCGGCACCGCGGTCGCCACCGTGCATGCGCGCCATCGCGAACTGTCCGCGCCGGGGCAGCTGGCGCTGCAGGTGGCCGCCCTGTCCGCGGCGCTGGAGCGCCTGCCACAGGCGCGCGTGGACAGCCTGGAGTACGCCGCCGGCGGCGGCCTGGCGGCCGGCCTGGTGCATGCCGGCGAGGCCGACCTGGAAGTGCTGCGCGAACCCCTGGCGGCGGCCGGCTTCGGCCTGTCCGCGCAACCGGGCGAGCCGGTCGACGGCGGCCTGCGCACCCTGGTTACCCTGGAGCCTGCCCGATGA
- the gspN gene encoding type II secretion system protein N → MSARLRWGLFAAVFVGVLLAGLPLRLVLAATGMPAPLAASGASGTLWNGQLHGVHWDRTALGSVSLRLSPWHLALGEARLAAAGPRLAATVLQGRRTGVEHARGDLDLALSGLPLRLSLDNAAAVFDRDRCIAAGGALAIELAGPGSAGMPAPVLHARPRCDGGRWLAEFSAAPVDGMPAMHATLHLDRRGQLALLARVETADPALRLALASQGFETSGAGMSLRAEGRLWR, encoded by the coding sequence ATGAGCGCGCGCCTGCGCTGGGGGCTGTTCGCGGCCGTCTTCGTGGGGGTCCTGCTGGCCGGGCTGCCGCTGCGGCTGGTCCTGGCCGCCACCGGAATGCCCGCACCACTGGCCGCGTCCGGCGCCAGCGGCACCCTCTGGAACGGCCAGCTGCACGGGGTCCACTGGGACCGCACCGCGCTGGGCAGCGTGTCACTGCGCCTGTCGCCATGGCACCTGGCCCTGGGCGAAGCGCGCCTGGCCGCCGCCGGGCCGCGCCTGGCGGCCACCGTCCTGCAGGGCCGGCGCACCGGGGTGGAACACGCGCGCGGCGACCTCGACCTCGCCCTCTCCGGCCTGCCCCTGCGCCTGTCCCTGGACAATGCCGCGGCGGTGTTCGACCGCGACCGCTGCATCGCGGCCGGCGGCGCGCTGGCGATCGAACTGGCCGGGCCGGGCAGCGCAGGCATGCCGGCACCGGTGCTGCACGCGCGCCCGCGTTGCGACGGCGGGCGCTGGCTGGCCGAGTTCAGCGCCGCGCCGGTGGACGGGATGCCGGCCATGCACGCCACCCTGCACCTGGACCGCCGCGGCCAGCTGGCGCTGCTGGCCCGGGTGGAGACCGCCGACCCGGCCCTGCGCCTGGCACTGGCCAGCCAGGGCTTCGAAACCTCCGGGGCGGGCATGTCACTGCGCGCGGAGGGCCGCCTGTGGCGCTGA